A DNA window from Bradyrhizobium sp. CCBAU 53421 contains the following coding sequences:
- a CDS encoding DUF932 domain-containing protein — translation MNTQIVAASRSPSFGYRVDVSRGERVGRVSSEWFCRPADERYLSLNELACKVRERADRSRTRVVESALIHVEASRADPARLALLLPGSDTPVAPTHWSFGQLASQVGAPATYLRQLPAALAAINLQYGLTANRVEQIKTLETEDSRIELRAVTGPDYGRIYDHELVEAVQRIAGNGTGDTRWKVPGALDWSSGIYNPRVDISKDTTTLYASDRDVFLFLVDDLNPIEAGRLRDGSPDLYFRGFYCWNSEVGAKTLGMASFYLRAVCQNRNLWGVEDFEEMTIRHSKYAASRFAHEVAPALLNFANSSPMPFVNGIKAARERIVARSDEDRTEFLRRRGFSKAETGKVIDAVLAEEGRPPESIFDFVQGITAVARDRPHQDVRLDMEAKAKKLLDRVA, via the coding sequence ATGAATACGCAGATTGTTGCTGCCAGCCGCAGCCCCAGTTTCGGTTACAGAGTGGACGTGAGCCGCGGCGAGCGCGTTGGTCGGGTGTCCTCGGAGTGGTTCTGTCGTCCGGCGGATGAGCGTTATCTGTCGCTCAACGAACTGGCCTGCAAGGTGCGCGAGCGCGCGGACCGCAGCCGGACGCGCGTGGTCGAAAGCGCGCTCATCCATGTCGAGGCAAGCCGTGCCGATCCTGCGCGCCTGGCCTTGCTGCTGCCCGGCTCGGACACGCCGGTCGCCCCGACCCACTGGAGCTTCGGCCAGCTTGCAAGCCAGGTTGGCGCGCCGGCCACCTACCTGCGGCAGCTCCCCGCGGCACTCGCAGCAATCAACCTGCAATATGGCCTGACCGCCAATCGCGTCGAGCAGATCAAAACGCTCGAGACCGAGGATAGTCGCATCGAGCTTCGCGCTGTCACCGGTCCTGACTATGGCCGGATCTATGACCACGAGCTGGTTGAGGCCGTACAACGCATCGCTGGCAATGGCACAGGCGATACACGGTGGAAGGTGCCTGGTGCGCTCGACTGGTCAAGTGGCATCTACAATCCCCGCGTCGACATTTCCAAGGACACGACGACCCTCTACGCATCGGACAGGGACGTTTTCCTGTTTCTGGTCGATGACCTGAATCCGATCGAAGCCGGTCGTCTCCGGGACGGCTCGCCCGACCTCTATTTCCGAGGCTTCTATTGCTGGAACTCGGAAGTTGGCGCGAAGACGCTCGGCATGGCCAGCTTCTATCTTCGTGCGGTTTGTCAAAATCGCAATCTGTGGGGCGTGGAAGATTTCGAGGAGATGACCATCCGCCATTCCAAATACGCAGCCTCCCGCTTTGCTCACGAGGTAGCCCCGGCACTGTTGAACTTCGCCAACTCCTCGCCCATGCCCTTCGTCAACGGCATCAAGGCCGCCCGCGAGCGGATCGTGGCACGCAGCGACGAGGATCGCACCGAGTTTCTGCGCCGCCGCGGCTTCTCCAAGGCCGAGACAGGCAAGGTGATCGACGCGGTGCTGGCGGAGGAAGGCCGCCCGCCTGAAAGCATCTTCGATTTCGTGCAGGGCATCACCGCCGTCGCGCGCGACAGGCCGCATCAGGATGTCCGCCTGGACATGGAGGCCAAGGCCAAGAAGTTGCTCGACCGCGTGGCGTAG
- a CDS encoding ParB/RepB/Spo0J family partition protein: MAKAVQKIKLSSSRDIPFSKLILSQNNVRRLKAGISIEDLAEDIARRSLLQSLNVRPVLDGEGQETGMFEVPAGGRRYRALELLVKQKRLAKTAPVPCIVSDMGDEITAEEDSLAENVHRVALHPLDQFRAFRTLREQGRSEEDVAAIFFVSVNVVKQRLRLAAVSPKLLEVYADDGMSLEQLMAFSVTADHGRQEQVWETVNKSGYDEPYQIRRLLTERAVRASDRRARFVGLAAYGAAGGGVLRDLFEEDGGGWLEDVALLERLVAEKLRTEAETIAAEGWKWIEVTAASFPYGHDHGLRRLGADPAALTAEEQARFDAIQAEYDALQTGFEGADELPGEVDARLGELEQALEAFNNRPDIFEPDQMARAGVFVSIDCEGRLSVNRGYVRPEDEVPAANVEGERDTSAPLTERQEPGASVQRTTISLAGASTGPEEHDEDAARPLPDRLITELTAHRTLALRDALAENPAIAFQAVLHNFVLATFYRYGSSGTCLEIGLRTPTFPAQAPGLRESASAKAVEARHESWKARLPESENALWDALTALDGAAQASLFAHCASFAVNAVHEPANRHNQGRVGAHGVCSRLDQADVLARAVGLDMVQSGWRPTVDNYLGRVTKPRILEAVREARGESSAQLIDHLKKTEMAREAERLLEGSGWLPELLRLVDATASPVEQEGEAGSLPEFLADKGQKDSSDEAEPQLDAAE; encoded by the coding sequence ATGGCAAAGGCCGTTCAGAAGATCAAGCTGTCGTCGTCGCGCGACATTCCCTTCAGCAAGCTCATCTTGAGCCAGAACAATGTGCGGCGCCTCAAAGCCGGCATCTCGATCGAGGATCTCGCCGAGGACATCGCCCGGCGCTCCCTGCTGCAAAGTCTCAACGTCCGGCCTGTCCTCGACGGCGAAGGCCAGGAAACCGGCATGTTCGAGGTGCCGGCCGGAGGTCGTCGCTATCGCGCGCTTGAGCTCCTGGTCAAGCAGAAGCGCCTGGCGAAGACCGCGCCGGTCCCTTGCATCGTCAGTGACATGGGTGACGAGATCACCGCGGAAGAGGACTCGCTCGCCGAGAACGTGCACCGCGTCGCGCTTCATCCCCTGGATCAGTTTCGCGCATTCCGGACCCTGCGCGAGCAAGGGCGGTCCGAGGAAGATGTCGCTGCCATCTTCTTTGTATCCGTCAACGTCGTGAAGCAGCGGCTGCGGCTTGCGGCGGTGTCCCCGAAGCTGCTCGAGGTTTACGCCGACGACGGCATGTCGCTCGAACAGTTGATGGCGTTCTCGGTTACCGCCGATCACGGCCGGCAGGAACAGGTCTGGGAGACCGTCAACAAGTCGGGTTATGACGAGCCGTATCAGATCAGGCGCCTCCTGACCGAGCGTGCGGTGCGGGCGTCCGACAGGCGCGCGCGATTTGTCGGCCTCGCCGCCTATGGAGCGGCCGGCGGCGGCGTGCTGCGCGATCTCTTCGAAGAAGATGGCGGCGGCTGGCTCGAGGACGTTGCCTTGCTGGAGCGTCTCGTGGCTGAGAAGCTGCGGACGGAAGCCGAGACAATCGCCGCCGAAGGCTGGAAGTGGATCGAGGTCACCGCCGCCAGCTTTCCCTACGGCCATGACCACGGGCTCCGTCGGCTTGGCGCAGACCCTGCGGCTCTCACCGCCGAGGAGCAGGCGCGCTTCGATGCCATCCAGGCGGAATACGACGCGCTTCAGACAGGATTTGAAGGCGCTGACGAACTGCCAGGCGAGGTGGACGCGCGGCTCGGCGAACTCGAGCAGGCGCTCGAAGCGTTCAACAACCGGCCGGACATCTTCGAGCCGGACCAGATGGCCAGGGCCGGCGTCTTCGTCAGCATCGATTGCGAAGGGCGGCTTTCTGTCAATCGCGGCTATGTCCGACCGGAGGACGAGGTGCCTGCGGCCAATGTCGAAGGTGAGCGAGACACCAGTGCACCGTTGACTGAACGGCAGGAGCCCGGTGCTTCGGTCCAGCGCACGACGATTTCGCTTGCCGGTGCATCGACCGGGCCGGAGGAGCATGATGAGGATGCGGCACGGCCGTTGCCGGATCGACTCATCACCGAACTGACGGCGCATCGTACGTTGGCATTACGGGACGCGCTGGCAGAAAATCCGGCAATCGCGTTCCAGGCGGTGCTGCACAACTTCGTGCTGGCGACCTTTTACCGGTACGGATCGTCCGGCACGTGCCTTGAGATCGGACTTCGCACGCCGACCTTTCCCGCTCAAGCTCCCGGGCTCAGGGAAAGCGCATCTGCCAAGGCGGTCGAGGCCCGGCACGAATCCTGGAAGGCGCGGCTGCCCGAGAGCGAGAACGCTCTCTGGGATGCGCTCACGGCCCTTGACGGTGCCGCACAGGCATCCCTGTTCGCTCATTGTGCATCATTTGCGGTCAACGCCGTCCATGAGCCGGCCAACCGTCACAATCAGGGCCGTGTCGGTGCTCATGGCGTCTGCTCTCGGCTCGACCAGGCCGATGTGCTGGCGCGCGCCGTCGGCCTCGACATGGTTCAGTCTGGCTGGAGACCGACCGTCGACAATTATCTCGGCCGCGTCACCAAGCCTCGTATCCTGGAGGCGGTGCGGGAGGCGCGAGGTGAATCGTCAGCGCAATTGATCGACCACCTGAAGAAGACCGAGATGGCCAGGGAGGCCGAGCGTCTTCTCGAGGGGTCGGGCTGGTTGCCGGAGCTGCTGCGCCTCGTCGACGCCACCGCCTCGCCAGTCGAACAGGAGGGGGAGGCCGGATCGCTCCCCGAATTCCTCGCCGACAAAGGGCAGAAGGACAGTAGCGACGAGGCCGAACCACAGCTCGATGCCGCCGAATGA